From Plodia interpunctella isolate USDA-ARS_2022_Savannah chromosome 18, ilPloInte3.2, whole genome shotgun sequence, a single genomic window includes:
- the LOC128677852 gene encoding uncharacterized protein LOC128677852 isoform X2, with protein sequence MFACLSCLVPPAYCTELSTQLAAAGAATGAGVLAKGAVLKGAALVAAKAAVVKGLAVLAAKGVLLGGAAVLGAKALKAVAALKAGAALAHAKPVVVEKPVVVEKPILVEKPVLVEKPVLMHVAKPHLVHKPVLVQPFTYQVPEPSTVLSPPSPSKIADRLNNLVSVTSDAVTKKTAAVGELLASLLPSTTVVDPPRPLVYQIVSAPKFYPVPLFEKNVEKK encoded by the exons ATG TTCGCGTGCCTCTCATGCCTGGTGCCACCAGCATACTGCACAGAGCTGAGCACCCAGCTAGCTGCAGCAGGTGCCGCGACGGGTGCAGGGGTCCTGGCCAAAGGCGCCGTTCTTAAAG gcGCTGCACTGGTTGCCGCGAAAGCCGCCGTGGTCAAAGGGCTAGCAGTGTTAGCTGCGAAGGGCGTGCTGCTCGGCGGTGCAGCCGTGCTGGGAGCCAAGGCACTGAAAGCTGTCGCGGCTTTGAAAGCCGGAGCCGCACTGGCACACGCCAAGCCAGTGGTGGTAGAGAAGCCAGTGGTCGTAGAGAAGCCAATACTTGTGGAGAAGCCAGTGCTGGTGGAAAAACCTGTGCTGATGCATGTCGCGAAACCTCATCTGGTGCATAAACCTGTATTAGTACAGCCTTTCACATACCAG GTTCCCGAACCATCAACAGTGCTGAGCCCGCCCAGCCCATCCAAGATCGCGGACAGATTGAACAACCTCGTCAGCGTCACGTCAGACGCGGTCACCAAGAAGACAGCGGCTGTTGGAGAGCTGCTTGCCTCACTTCTACCCAGCACGACTGTGGTCGACCCACCGCGACCTCTAGTGTACCA AATAGTGTCAGCGCCAAAGTTCTATCCCGTGCCATTATTCGAAAAAAATGTCGAGAAGaagtaa
- the LOC128677852 gene encoding uncharacterized protein LOC128677852 isoform X1, which produces MELKLVILSFACLSCLVPPAYCTELSTQLAAAGAATGAGVLAKGAVLKGAALVAAKAAVVKGLAVLAAKGVLLGGAAVLGAKALKAVAALKAGAALAHAKPVVVEKPVVVEKPILVEKPVLVEKPVLMHVAKPHLVHKPVLVQPFTYQVPEPSTVLSPPSPSKIADRLNNLVSVTSDAVTKKTAAVGELLASLLPSTTVVDPPRPLVYQIVSAPKFYPVPLFEKNVEKK; this is translated from the exons ATGGagttaaaattagttattttatcg TTCGCGTGCCTCTCATGCCTGGTGCCACCAGCATACTGCACAGAGCTGAGCACCCAGCTAGCTGCAGCAGGTGCCGCGACGGGTGCAGGGGTCCTGGCCAAAGGCGCCGTTCTTAAAG gcGCTGCACTGGTTGCCGCGAAAGCCGCCGTGGTCAAAGGGCTAGCAGTGTTAGCTGCGAAGGGCGTGCTGCTCGGCGGTGCAGCCGTGCTGGGAGCCAAGGCACTGAAAGCTGTCGCGGCTTTGAAAGCCGGAGCCGCACTGGCACACGCCAAGCCAGTGGTGGTAGAGAAGCCAGTGGTCGTAGAGAAGCCAATACTTGTGGAGAAGCCAGTGCTGGTGGAAAAACCTGTGCTGATGCATGTCGCGAAACCTCATCTGGTGCATAAACCTGTATTAGTACAGCCTTTCACATACCAG GTTCCCGAACCATCAACAGTGCTGAGCCCGCCCAGCCCATCCAAGATCGCGGACAGATTGAACAACCTCGTCAGCGTCACGTCAGACGCGGTCACCAAGAAGACAGCGGCTGTTGGAGAGCTGCTTGCCTCACTTCTACCCAGCACGACTGTGGTCGACCCACCGCGACCTCTAGTGTACCA AATAGTGTCAGCGCCAAAGTTCTATCCCGTGCCATTATTCGAAAAAAATGTCGAGAAGaagtaa